One genomic segment of Amycolatopsis sp. WQ 127309 includes these proteins:
- a CDS encoding LacI family DNA-binding transcriptional regulator: protein MSPKLRDVAEHAGVSVRTVSNVVNGFRYVAPATRERVQASIDALGYLPNLAARTLRRGRTGLVALVIPEIDSPYFAELAARTVRIAGARGLTVLIDQTDGDAEREKQLLHGKRSQLVDGVLFSPWAVAPAELAARTDTVPLVLLGEHDGTAGVDHVAIDNVAAAREATGHLLASGRRRVAAVGIQPESLNATARQRLAGYRAALAGAGLPADPELEVPVPRLHRADGHRAMLRLLDLPQPPDAVFCFTDELALGALRAAADRGVAVPDSLALVGFDDIEDGRYSVPSLTTVAPDKDRIAELALDRLTRQAGAAEPPRSIIAPHRLVVRGTS, encoded by the coding sequence ATGAGCCCGAAGCTGCGTGACGTGGCCGAGCACGCCGGGGTGTCGGTGCGGACGGTGTCCAACGTCGTCAACGGGTTCCGCTACGTCGCCCCGGCGACCCGGGAGCGGGTGCAGGCGAGCATCGACGCGCTCGGCTACCTGCCGAACCTGGCCGCCCGGACGCTGCGCCGCGGCCGCACCGGCCTGGTGGCGCTGGTGATCCCCGAGATCGACTCGCCGTACTTCGCCGAGCTGGCCGCGCGGACCGTGCGCATCGCCGGCGCCCGGGGGCTGACGGTGCTCATCGACCAGACCGACGGCGACGCCGAGCGCGAGAAGCAGCTGCTGCACGGCAAGCGGAGCCAGCTCGTCGACGGCGTGCTGTTCAGCCCGTGGGCGGTGGCGCCCGCGGAGCTGGCCGCCCGCACCGACACGGTTCCCCTGGTGCTGCTGGGCGAGCACGACGGCACGGCGGGCGTCGACCACGTCGCGATCGACAACGTCGCGGCCGCGCGCGAGGCGACCGGGCACCTGCTGGCGTCGGGACGCCGGCGCGTCGCGGCGGTCGGCATCCAGCCGGAGTCCCTGAACGCGACCGCCCGCCAGCGGCTCGCGGGCTACCGGGCCGCGCTGGCCGGCGCGGGTCTGCCGGCCGACCCGGAGCTGGAGGTGCCGGTCCCGCGGCTGCACCGCGCCGACGGCCACCGCGCGATGCTGCGGCTGCTGGACCTGCCGCAGCCCCCGGACGCGGTGTTCTGCTTCACCGACGAACTGGCGCTGGGCGCCCTGCGCGCGGCGGCCGACCGGGGCGTCGCGGTGCCGGATTCCCTGGCGCTGGTGGGGTTCGACGACATCGAGGACGGCCGCTACAGCGTCCCGTCGCTCACGACGGTGGCCCCGGACAAGGACCGCATCGCCGAGCTGGCCCTGGACCGCCTCACCCGGCAGGCGGGCGCGGCGGAACCACCGCGGTCGATCATCGCGCCGCACCGCCTGGTCGTGCGCGGCACGAGCTGA
- a CDS encoding MarR family transcriptional regulator: MTHLARRMFELLEPICLVTFFADESNEEQAALGHRTYWDGYFAGRAAPLGRVPAQVVHAAFYNFADGEAARHIPSAWETIPPEASLAARERGSAASLRRILGDELAGSPGLVRAADLMTKAATSAPTAGRVMYAGMRTVAVPGDPVARLWHSATMLREHRGDGHIAALVGAGIGGTESHVLSALDMDIHPAESFGRIHHLPKERLAEVMAGLRKRGLVDAEGRFTDAGRETKYRIEALTDALAAPPYEALSPAELDELITELEPITARLVATGSQ; this comes from the coding sequence ATGACTCATCTCGCCCGCCGGATGTTCGAGCTCCTCGAGCCGATCTGCCTGGTCACCTTCTTCGCCGACGAGAGCAACGAGGAGCAGGCCGCGCTCGGCCACCGCACCTACTGGGACGGTTACTTCGCCGGCCGGGCCGCGCCGCTGGGGCGGGTGCCGGCGCAGGTCGTGCACGCGGCGTTCTACAACTTCGCCGACGGCGAGGCCGCGCGGCACATCCCGAGCGCGTGGGAGACGATCCCGCCCGAGGCGTCGCTCGCCGCGCGGGAGCGGGGCAGCGCGGCGTCCCTGCGGCGGATCCTCGGCGACGAGCTGGCCGGCTCCCCGGGCCTGGTGCGCGCCGCCGACCTGATGACCAAGGCCGCGACGAGCGCGCCCACCGCGGGCCGGGTGATGTACGCCGGGATGCGCACCGTCGCGGTGCCGGGCGACCCGGTCGCCCGGCTGTGGCACTCCGCGACCATGCTTCGCGAGCACCGCGGTGACGGGCACATCGCCGCGCTCGTCGGCGCGGGCATCGGCGGCACGGAGTCGCACGTGCTCAGCGCGCTGGACATGGACATCCACCCGGCGGAGTCGTTCGGGCGCATCCACCACCTGCCGAAGGAGCGGCTGGCCGAGGTCATGGCGGGCTTGCGCAAGCGCGGGCTGGTCGACGCCGAGGGCCGGTTCACCGACGCGGGCCGCGAGACCAAGTACCGCATCGAAGCCCTGACCGACGCTCTCGCCGCCCCGCCGTACGAAGCCCTGTCCCCCGCCGAACTCGACGAGCTGATCACCGAACTGGAACCCATCACCGCGCGGCTGGTGGCCACGGGATCCCAGTGA
- a CDS encoding family 78 glycoside hydrolase catalytic domain translates to MRRRTSVVALALLLVASLQPVASAAVSGPDLGRSDWVGLPATDATWADYTVDVDFTVVREAASVYLRTQGNAANSYMWQVNVTGAVPVLKKHVWAGGGVSSVTETPLDIGPDALHTSHHLRITAAGSTITTFVDGVQVDTTQESAYTKGSIGFRESPTEEATYRGLTVSSLSGTQLFHDAFTPGEPNAFSAGSIGADGLAVTGADALLKPDNQTPRLRAEFTLRKPVRNAQLFSSALGVYEIGIDGRRVGDDLFAPGWTDYRTMIQYQSHDVTGLLSRGRNAIAAQLAPGWYAGDVGWFGPGQYGSAPALWAQLRITYTDGSTKLVTTDKSWRGSTAGPVTAADNYQGESYDAREEQPGWDRPGFAAAGWSPVDVQPSRSSTLVPQIGPPVRVTGTVRPVRVTQPKPGTYVFDLGQDISGVVRLRVRGAAGTTVTLQHAQAVNPDGTLYTANLAAGPAPYRYAAQTDTFTLRGGGAETFQPDYTYHGFRYVAVTGYPGAPSLADVTGVVEGTDAPVIGGFSTSDPMINQLQSNITWSERDNLFSVPTDTNARTERLGWAGDADFFAPTATFNRDLDGFYTKWERDLIDSQTADGIFGNVAPLWTAPGGYGGGWGDAGVVIPYVTWQSYGDLDIVRTSYPAMQKYVAAMRTKSTGLILPADFAPAGDWMNVNQPTPNDLIATAYFAYDAQILARMADAIGNHADAVAYDSLFTRIAAAWQAKYVAADGSIAGNSQTAYVLALHLGLLPQQQRASAADRLVGLVHAAGDHLTTGFVGTQWLLPVLSDTGHTDVAYTLLEQTTYPSWGYEIAHGATTVWERWDGIVPGGGFNPNLNGNSFNHAVDGAVGTWLYTTIAGITGDPAYPGYQRFSVRPQPGGGLTHATGSLRTRYGTIGSSWRLDGRNLVLDVTVPPGTTATIDVPAASANRVNGGRGARFRTYADGHATYTATGGHYTFVASQG, encoded by the coding sequence ATGAGGCGCCGGACGTCCGTCGTCGCGCTCGCTTTGCTCCTCGTGGCGTCGCTCCAGCCGGTGGCGTCGGCGGCGGTCAGCGGACCGGATCTCGGGCGGAGTGACTGGGTCGGCCTGCCCGCGACCGACGCGACGTGGGCCGACTACACCGTCGACGTCGACTTCACCGTCGTGCGCGAGGCGGCGAGCGTCTACCTCCGCACGCAGGGCAACGCCGCGAACTCCTATATGTGGCAGGTGAATGTCACCGGCGCGGTGCCCGTGCTCAAGAAGCACGTGTGGGCCGGCGGCGGGGTCTCCTCGGTGACGGAGACGCCGTTGGACATCGGACCCGACGCGCTCCACACGTCACACCACCTGCGCATCACGGCGGCCGGGAGCACGATCACGACCTTTGTGGACGGTGTCCAGGTCGACACGACCCAGGAGTCCGCCTACACCAAGGGAAGCATCGGCTTCCGCGAGTCGCCCACCGAGGAGGCGACCTACCGCGGGCTCACTGTGTCGTCGCTGTCCGGGACGCAGCTCTTCCACGACGCGTTCACCCCCGGCGAGCCGAACGCCTTCAGCGCGGGCTCGATCGGCGCCGACGGGCTGGCCGTCACGGGGGCCGATGCCCTGCTGAAGCCGGACAACCAGACCCCGCGGCTGCGGGCCGAGTTCACGCTGCGCAAGCCGGTCCGGAACGCCCAGCTGTTCTCCTCGGCGCTGGGCGTCTACGAGATCGGCATCGACGGCCGGCGCGTCGGCGACGACCTGTTCGCGCCCGGCTGGACCGACTACCGGACGATGATCCAGTACCAGAGCCACGACGTGACCGGCCTGCTGAGCCGCGGCCGCAACGCGATCGCCGCGCAGCTCGCGCCCGGCTGGTACGCCGGGGACGTCGGCTGGTTCGGGCCCGGCCAGTACGGCTCGGCACCGGCGCTGTGGGCGCAGCTGCGGATCACCTACACCGACGGCTCGACGAAGCTCGTCACCACGGACAAGTCCTGGCGGGGCAGCACCGCCGGCCCGGTGACCGCCGCCGACAACTACCAGGGCGAGTCCTACGACGCCCGCGAGGAGCAGCCGGGGTGGGACCGGCCCGGGTTCGCCGCCGCCGGCTGGTCGCCGGTGGACGTCCAGCCGAGCCGGTCGAGCACGCTGGTGCCGCAGATCGGCCCGCCGGTGCGGGTGACCGGCACCGTCAGGCCCGTCCGCGTCACGCAGCCGAAGCCGGGGACGTACGTTTTCGACCTCGGCCAGGACATCTCGGGCGTCGTGCGGTTGCGGGTGCGCGGCGCCGCCGGGACCACCGTCACGCTCCAGCACGCGCAGGCCGTCAACCCGGACGGGACGCTGTACACGGCCAACCTCGCCGCCGGGCCCGCGCCGTACCGCTACGCCGCCCAGACGGACACCTTCACGCTGCGCGGCGGCGGTGCGGAGACGTTCCAGCCGGACTACACCTACCACGGGTTCCGGTACGTGGCGGTGACCGGTTATCCCGGCGCACCGAGCCTCGCCGACGTCACCGGCGTCGTCGAAGGCACGGACGCGCCGGTGATCGGCGGCTTCTCGACGTCCGACCCGATGATCAACCAGCTGCAGTCGAACATCACCTGGAGCGAGCGGGACAACCTGTTTTCCGTCCCGACGGACACCAACGCGCGCACCGAGCGGCTCGGCTGGGCCGGGGACGCCGACTTCTTCGCCCCGACGGCGACGTTCAACCGCGATCTCGACGGCTTCTACACCAAGTGGGAACGCGACCTGATCGACAGCCAGACCGCGGACGGGATCTTCGGCAACGTCGCTCCACTGTGGACCGCGCCCGGCGGTTACGGCGGCGGCTGGGGCGACGCGGGCGTCGTGATCCCGTACGTCACATGGCAGAGCTACGGCGACCTCGACATCGTCCGGACCAGCTACCCGGCCATGCAGAAGTACGTCGCCGCGATGCGGACGAAGAGCACGGGCCTGATCCTGCCCGCCGACTTCGCCCCGGCGGGCGACTGGATGAACGTGAACCAGCCGACGCCGAACGACCTGATCGCGACGGCCTACTTCGCCTACGACGCCCAGATCCTGGCGCGGATGGCCGACGCGATCGGGAACCACGCCGACGCCGTCGCGTACGACAGCCTGTTCACGCGGATAGCGGCCGCGTGGCAAGCGAAGTACGTCGCGGCTGACGGCTCGATCGCCGGGAACAGCCAGACGGCGTACGTGCTCGCGCTCCACCTGGGACTGTTGCCGCAGCAGCAGCGTGCTTCGGCGGCGGACCGGCTCGTGGGCCTGGTCCACGCGGCCGGCGACCACCTCACGACCGGGTTCGTCGGCACCCAGTGGCTGCTGCCGGTGCTGTCCGATACGGGCCACACCGACGTCGCCTACACGCTGCTCGAACAGACCACTTACCCGTCGTGGGGTTACGAAATCGCGCACGGCGCGACCACGGTCTGGGAACGCTGGGACGGCATCGTCCCCGGCGGCGGCTTCAACCCGAACCTGAACGGCAACTCCTTCAACCACGCGGTGGACGGCGCGGTCGGGACGTGGCTGTACACGACCATCGCGGGCATCACCGGCGATCCGGCCTACCCTGGTTACCAGCGGTTTTCGGTGCGCCCGCAGCCCGGTGGCGGGCTCACGCACGCCACCGGGAGCCTGCGGACGCGGTACGGCACGATCGGCAGCAGCTGGCGGCTCGACGGCCGGAACCTCGTGCTGGACGTCACGGTCCCGCCGGGCACGACCGCGACGATCGACGTCCCGGCCGCGTCGGCGAACCGCGTGAACGGCGGCCGGGGCGCACGGTTCCGGACGTACGCCGACGGTCACGCGACGTACACGGCGACCGGCGGGCACTACACGTTCGTGGCGTCCCAGGGGTGA
- a CDS encoding glycoside hydrolase family 3 C-terminal domain-containing protein — protein MTGGGGSSHVPVDPSAVVTVADGIAARLGTAGRVDYAGSWAASASSSASAGDQPRNMVDGNPATRWSSGVPMAPGQWVSVDTGALHPIDRVTIDAGNGTDYARGYEVSLSTDGTSWGAPVAADTGTGQLITATFPVQQARYVKVAQTGTASSWWSITELNIYSGGTPLAHNGLTVPGVTDKLPTVPAAQFSTTSGQPGLTTEYFNNLDLSGKPALTRVEPNVDDHYTQAPGPGVNPAGFSVRWRGFLTAPVTGTYTFSMADTGGVRMTVGGQPVFQDWAQYGPGVSAIRLQGGVKTPITVENYQPVNGPTGPVAGTPTSPPGNGSVTLGWQVPDVAAIAAAAALAKQDSVAVVVVNDDESEDGDRQNLTLPGAQDDLVAAVAAANPRTIVVLNTGAPVLMPWLGSVSGVLESWYGGQQNGAALASVLFGDVDPSGKLPQTWPASMAQLPTADPARYPGVVDVATNTTAFHYSEGLDVGYRWYDAHNLTPLFPFGFGLTYSSFAFSDLDVSPRLALTSGPVKVTATVKNTGTRTASEVAQLYVGDPASAGEPPKQLKGFQRVTLQPGRSQRVTFTVAPSDLQTWDSKAHTWTTNPGTYRLFVGDSSRNLPLTSSYTLLQSTGARTVTAAAPPTLDPAHGNVVTTTLTPGGTQLLTHVQLGLDLPSGWQAKPLTPATFPLVTPGARLQTSWLVTPPADAQSRLWRLTASATASGGFHSTSGLQVTVGPLVAAQFTSATKMAQPGTSFGATLTLRNTTDAPVTVAARIDAPAGVTVTPAQVPVVLRPRSTSTTPLTVAVGSGAKSASLDLSGTVSSSGRDRPLQGSSLALPLLFGSLADAYDNTAVSADAAPQSANFDGSGYSYSAQALAEAGIAAGKAVTHGPVTFTWPSAAPDNVVAAGQHIAVGKSGSQLWFLGSANNGSGSGAGTITYTDGSTAPFTLGLTNWTPSTPLPGNELVATASRWNRPAGSPYPAETAVSVYATPVPLTAGKTVAYVTLPTAVTGDQAGTRLHVFALAVA, from the coding sequence ATCACCGGCGGTGGCGGCAGTTCGCACGTCCCGGTCGACCCGTCGGCGGTCGTCACCGTCGCCGACGGCATCGCCGCCCGGCTGGGCACCGCGGGCCGCGTCGACTACGCCGGTTCCTGGGCGGCGAGCGCGTCGTCCTCGGCGAGCGCGGGCGACCAGCCGCGCAACATGGTCGACGGCAACCCGGCGACCCGGTGGTCCAGCGGCGTCCCGATGGCGCCCGGGCAGTGGGTTTCGGTCGACACCGGCGCGCTCCACCCGATCGACCGGGTCACGATCGACGCGGGCAACGGCACCGACTACGCCCGCGGCTACGAGGTCTCCCTCTCCACCGACGGGACGTCGTGGGGTGCCCCGGTCGCGGCCGACACGGGTACCGGCCAGCTGATCACGGCGACGTTCCCGGTCCAGCAGGCGCGGTACGTCAAGGTCGCGCAGACCGGCACGGCGAGCAGCTGGTGGTCGATCACCGAACTGAACATCTACAGCGGCGGCACCCCCTTGGCGCACAACGGGCTCACCGTGCCGGGCGTGACCGACAAGCTGCCGACCGTCCCGGCGGCGCAGTTCAGCACCACAAGCGGGCAGCCGGGCCTGACCACCGAGTACTTCAACAACCTCGACCTGTCGGGCAAGCCGGCGCTGACGCGCGTCGAGCCGAACGTCGACGACCACTACACCCAAGCCCCGGGGCCCGGCGTCAACCCGGCCGGGTTCTCCGTGCGGTGGCGGGGTTTCCTCACCGCCCCCGTCACCGGCACCTACACCTTCTCGATGGCCGACACCGGCGGCGTCCGGATGACGGTGGGTGGCCAGCCGGTCTTCCAGGACTGGGCGCAGTACGGCCCCGGCGTCTCCGCGATCCGCCTGCAGGGCGGCGTCAAGACGCCCATCACCGTGGAGAACTACCAGCCGGTGAACGGCCCGACCGGGCCGGTGGCCGGGACGCCGACCAGCCCGCCCGGCAACGGGTCCGTCACCCTCGGCTGGCAGGTCCCCGACGTCGCCGCGATCGCGGCCGCCGCGGCGCTGGCCAAGCAGGACAGCGTCGCCGTCGTCGTGGTCAACGACGACGAGAGCGAGGACGGCGACCGGCAGAACCTCACCCTGCCCGGCGCCCAGGACGACCTGGTCGCCGCCGTCGCCGCGGCCAACCCGCGCACGATCGTCGTGCTCAACACCGGCGCGCCGGTGCTCATGCCGTGGCTCGGCTCGGTGAGCGGCGTGCTCGAGTCCTGGTACGGCGGCCAGCAGAACGGCGCCGCGCTCGCGTCCGTGCTGTTCGGCGACGTCGACCCGTCGGGCAAGCTGCCGCAGACGTGGCCCGCGAGTATGGCGCAGCTGCCGACCGCCGACCCGGCGCGTTACCCCGGCGTCGTCGACGTCGCGACCAACACGACCGCGTTCCACTACAGCGAAGGCCTGGACGTCGGCTACCGCTGGTACGACGCCCACAACCTGACGCCGTTGTTCCCCTTCGGTTTCGGCCTGACGTACTCGTCGTTCGCCTTCAGCGACCTCGACGTCTCACCGCGTCTGGCGCTCACCTCCGGCCCGGTGAAGGTCACGGCGACGGTGAAGAACACCGGCACGCGCACGGCGTCCGAGGTCGCGCAGCTCTACGTCGGCGACCCGGCGAGCGCCGGTGAGCCACCCAAGCAGCTCAAGGGGTTCCAGCGCGTCACGCTCCAGCCGGGCCGGTCCCAGCGCGTCACCTTCACGGTCGCGCCGTCGGACCTGCAGACGTGGGACAGCAAGGCCCACACCTGGACGACGAACCCCGGCACCTACCGGCTGTTCGTCGGCGACTCGTCCCGGAACCTGCCGCTGACGTCGTCCTACACGCTGCTCCAGTCGACCGGCGCGCGGACCGTCACGGCGGCCGCGCCCCCGACGCTCGATCCCGCGCACGGCAACGTGGTCACCACGACGCTCACCCCCGGTGGGACCCAGCTGCTGACCCACGTCCAGCTCGGCCTCGACCTGCCGAGCGGCTGGCAGGCGAAGCCGCTGACCCCGGCGACGTTCCCCCTCGTCACCCCGGGCGCCCGGCTGCAGACGTCGTGGCTGGTGACTCCGCCGGCCGACGCGCAGAGCCGGTTGTGGCGGCTGACCGCCTCGGCGACCGCGAGCGGGGGCTTCCACTCGACGTCCGGGCTCCAGGTCACCGTGGGGCCGCTGGTGGCGGCGCAGTTCACGTCGGCGACCAAGATGGCCCAGCCGGGCACGAGTTTCGGCGCCACCCTGACCTTGCGCAACACGACCGACGCGCCCGTCACGGTGGCGGCGCGCATCGACGCTCCGGCCGGGGTGACCGTCACGCCCGCGCAGGTGCCGGTGGTGCTGCGCCCGCGGTCGACGTCGACCACGCCGCTGACCGTCGCGGTCGGCAGCGGCGCGAAGTCCGCGTCCCTGGATCTGTCCGGCACCGTCAGCTCGTCGGGACGTGACCGGCCGCTGCAAGGCAGTTCCCTCGCCTTGCCGTTGTTGTTCGGGTCGCTCGCCGACGCGTACGACAACACCGCCGTCAGCGCCGACGCGGCGCCGCAGAGCGCGAACTTCGACGGCTCGGGCTACAGCTACTCCGCCCAGGCGCTCGCCGAGGCCGGTATCGCGGCCGGGAAAGCCGTCACGCACGGACCGGTCACCTTCACCTGGCCGTCGGCCGCGCCCGACAACGTCGTCGCGGCGGGCCAGCACATCGCCGTCGGCAAGAGCGGGTCGCAGCTGTGGTTCCTCGGCTCGGCGAACAACGGGAGCGGGTCGGGCGCCGGGACGATCACCTACACCGACGGCAGCACCGCGCCGTTCACGCTCGGGCTGACCAACTGGACGCCGAGCACTCCCCTGCCCGGCAACGAACTCGTCGCCACCGCGTCCCGGTGGAACCGGCCCGCGGGCAGCCCGTACCCGGCGGAGACCGCGGTGAGCGTCTACGCGACGCCGGTGCCGCTGACCGCAGGCAAGACGGTCGCGTACGTGACCCTGCCGACCGCGGTCACCGGCGACCAGGCCGGTACCCGGCTGCACGTGTTCGCCCTGGCCGTCGCATGA
- a CDS encoding alpha/beta fold hydrolase, translating into MFSGFTLETVDVGPVRLRVRHGGSGTPVVLVHGHPRTHTTWHRVAPELADDHFVVCPDLRGYGQSTLPPDEPGHTQSAKRAMAGDIVALMRHLGHERFSIVGHDRGSLVAFRAAMDHPGTIDRLVVMDGLPVSEHLERLNEDFVRAWWHWWFLAQTDKPAERVINADPGAWYRTPLPYEMGEDNHADVWAALRDPAVVHGMCEDYRAGLRIDREHEEADRAAGRQVRCPTLLLAATEDDIDIHGDPLEIWRPWIAGELRGVDVHSGHHQAEQAPGEVVRAIREFLRA; encoded by the coding sequence GTGTTCAGTGGCTTCACGCTGGAGACCGTCGACGTCGGGCCGGTGCGGTTGCGGGTGCGGCACGGCGGGTCGGGGACGCCGGTGGTCCTGGTCCACGGCCACCCCCGGACCCACACCACCTGGCACCGGGTCGCGCCGGAGCTGGCCGACGACCACTTCGTCGTCTGCCCCGACCTGCGCGGCTACGGGCAGTCGACGCTGCCGCCGGACGAGCCCGGGCACACGCAGTCGGCCAAGCGGGCGATGGCCGGCGACATCGTGGCCCTGATGCGCCACCTCGGGCACGAGCGGTTCTCGATCGTCGGCCACGACCGCGGTTCGCTCGTCGCCTTCCGGGCCGCGATGGACCACCCGGGCACCATCGACCGGCTCGTCGTGATGGACGGGCTGCCCGTCAGCGAGCACCTCGAACGGCTCAACGAGGACTTCGTCCGCGCGTGGTGGCACTGGTGGTTCCTGGCCCAGACCGACAAACCCGCCGAGCGGGTCATCAACGCCGACCCCGGCGCCTGGTACCGCACGCCGCTGCCGTACGAGATGGGCGAGGACAACCACGCCGACGTCTGGGCGGCGCTGCGGGACCCCGCCGTCGTCCACGGCATGTGCGAGGACTACCGCGCCGGCCTGCGGATCGACCGCGAGCACGAGGAGGCCGACCGCGCGGCCGGGCGCCAGGTGCGCTGCCCGACCCTGCTGCTGGCCGCGACCGAGGACGACATCGACATCCACGGCGACCCCCTCGAGATCTGGCGCCCCTGGATCGCCGGCGAACTCCGCGGCGTCGACGTCCATTCCGGACACCACCAGGCCGAACAGGCACCGGGTGAGGTGGTCCGGGCCATCCGTGAGTTCCTTCGGGCATGA
- a CDS encoding phytanoyl-CoA dioxygenase family protein: MTPFTATEVESHTERLHEDGIIGLPGAFTRDWVTRLGEDIDTAFAEARARRGGAVGRGPNRFYVEIHPEQLRGFADLATHPWITAIAEAVLGPEYRIVEVGFDVPLAGAADQPWHRDFPAPEGTALTSLAVNVTAVDTEPDMGPFEIAPGTHRDDGGAFEHGMFPARETYPRYRERATRKFPKMGDISIRSALTVHRGTANRSKKARPVLVLGLDAPGAGHDAHHDTAVTRGYWASLPASLRAHLRCPIVGTLTPITQKHTIEGLVMGE; encoded by the coding sequence ATGACCCCGTTCACCGCCACCGAAGTCGAGTCCCACACCGAGCGCCTGCACGAGGACGGCATCATCGGCCTCCCGGGCGCCTTCACCCGCGACTGGGTGACGCGGCTCGGCGAGGACATCGACACCGCGTTCGCCGAGGCCCGCGCCCGGCGCGGCGGTGCCGTCGGCCGCGGCCCGAACCGCTTCTACGTCGAGATCCACCCGGAGCAGCTGCGCGGGTTCGCCGACCTGGCCACCCACCCGTGGATCACCGCGATCGCCGAGGCGGTGCTGGGCCCGGAGTACCGGATCGTCGAGGTCGGCTTCGACGTCCCGCTGGCCGGCGCGGCCGACCAGCCGTGGCACCGCGACTTCCCGGCCCCGGAGGGGACCGCGTTGACCTCGCTCGCCGTCAACGTCACCGCCGTCGACACCGAACCGGACATGGGGCCGTTCGAGATCGCCCCCGGCACGCACCGGGACGACGGCGGCGCGTTCGAGCACGGCATGTTCCCGGCGCGTGAGACCTACCCGCGCTACCGGGAGCGCGCGACGCGCAAGTTCCCGAAGATGGGCGACATCTCGATCCGGTCGGCGCTGACCGTCCACCGCGGCACCGCGAACCGGTCGAAGAAGGCCCGTCCGGTCCTCGTGCTGGGCCTCGACGCGCCGGGCGCGGGCCACGACGCCCACCACGACACCGCCGTGACGCGCGGGTACTGGGCGTCGCTGCCGGCGTCCCTGCGCGCCCACCTGCGCTGCCCGATCGTCGGCACCCTGACGCCCATCACCCAGAAGCACACGATCGAAGGCCTGGTGATGGGCGAGTGA